One window of the Haloarcula halobia genome contains the following:
- a CDS encoding DEAD/DEAH box helicase, with translation MTDDESADGDGSTDPDADSDRPVELDAVYDAFDAVGRPHLTATELSRKTDLTPDEAREALAALADDGQIQRHDVSEAESVWYPTDVGEVTKRERVILFPDRREIVVEHPEQFTRAQLSQFARLQDSNRSGGSIYEIREEDIWAAPHDSLDALLSTMRDVLGERSPHLEEWVTGQWERARKFRLYTHEDGYVVLAAENDDLMGNVARQKLDEDHLRAPISDSESWVNEDSTAEIKRVLYEAGYPVRDERDLETGDALEMDLLLGLRDYQQDWVERFVDQGSGVFVGPPGSGKTVAAMGVMAAVGGETLILVPSRELATQWHDELVRHTSLSDDDIGEYHGGEKSIRPVTIATYRTAGMDRHRKLFDQRRWGLIVFDEVHHIPSPIHRRSADLQTKHRLGLTATPTRESDDEEEIFTLVGPPIGTDWGKLFDEGYVAEPAVEIRLVPWGTEDERTEYAATSGHDRRQAAASNSGKVPEVRYTLAEHPAAKALVFVEYLDQGRALSEALDVPFISGEMPHVERERLFGEFRRDERDTLVVSRVGDEGIDLPDAELAVVASGLGGSRRQGAQRAGRTMRPAGDARMILLATRGTTEEDFVRRQMRHLASKGIQVTETESEAVESPADAE, from the coding sequence GTGACAGACGACGAGTCAGCCGACGGGGACGGCTCGACGGACCCCGACGCAGACAGCGACCGACCCGTCGAACTCGACGCCGTCTACGACGCGTTCGACGCCGTCGGCCGGCCCCACCTGACGGCGACCGAGCTCTCGCGGAAGACCGACCTCACGCCCGACGAGGCCCGCGAGGCGCTGGCGGCGCTCGCCGACGACGGACAGATACAGCGCCACGACGTCTCGGAGGCCGAGTCGGTCTGGTACCCCACCGACGTCGGCGAAGTGACGAAGCGCGAGCGGGTGATCCTCTTCCCGGACCGCCGTGAGATCGTCGTCGAGCACCCCGAGCAGTTCACCCGCGCACAGCTCTCGCAGTTCGCCCGGTTACAGGACAGCAACCGCTCTGGCGGGTCGATTTACGAGATTCGCGAGGAGGACATCTGGGCCGCGCCACACGATTCGCTGGACGCGCTGCTGTCGACGATGCGGGACGTGCTGGGCGAGCGGTCGCCGCATCTCGAGGAGTGGGTGACGGGCCAGTGGGAACGCGCCCGGAAGTTCCGCCTGTACACCCACGAGGACGGCTACGTGGTCCTCGCGGCGGAGAACGACGACCTGATGGGCAACGTCGCCCGGCAGAAACTCGACGAGGACCACCTCCGGGCGCCGATATCGGACTCCGAGTCGTGGGTCAACGAGGACAGCACCGCCGAGATCAAGCGGGTCCTCTACGAGGCCGGCTATCCGGTCCGCGACGAGCGTGATCTGGAGACCGGCGACGCCCTCGAGATGGACCTCCTGCTCGGATTGCGGGACTACCAGCAGGACTGGGTCGAACGGTTCGTCGACCAGGGCTCGGGCGTGTTCGTCGGGCCGCCTGGGTCGGGCAAGACCGTCGCGGCGATGGGTGTGATGGCCGCCGTCGGCGGCGAGACGCTGATACTCGTGCCCTCGCGGGAACTGGCGACCCAGTGGCACGACGAACTGGTGCGCCACACCTCGCTCTCCGACGACGACATCGGCGAGTACCACGGCGGCGAGAAGTCGATTCGCCCCGTCACCATCGCCACCTATCGGACGGCGGGGATGGACCGCCACCGGAAACTGTTCGACCAGCGCCGGTGGGGGCTCATCGTCTTCGACGAGGTGCATCACATCCCCTCGCCCATCCACCGCCGCAGTGCCGACCTCCAGACCAAACACCGCCTCGGCCTCACCGCGACGCCCACCAGGGAGAGCGACGACGAGGAGGAGATATTCACGCTCGTCGGCCCGCCCATCGGGACCGACTGGGGCAAGCTGTTCGACGAGGGCTACGTCGCCGAACCGGCGGTCGAGATACGGCTCGTGCCCTGGGGGACCGAGGACGAGCGGACCGAGTACGCGGCCACGTCGGGCCACGACCGCCGGCAGGCCGCCGCGTCGAACTCCGGCAAGGTCCCGGAGGTCCGCTACACGCTCGCCGAGCACCCCGCGGCGAAGGCGCTGGTGTTCGTCGAGTACCTAGACCAGGGACGGGCACTCAGCGAGGCGCTGGACGTGCCGTTCATCAGCGGGGAGATGCCACACGTCGAGCGTGAGCGGCTGTTCGGGGAGTTCCGCCGGGACGAACGCGACACGCTGGTCGTCTCCCGGGTCGGCGACGAGGGTATCGACCTGCCCGACGCGGAACTCGCCGTCGTCGCCTCCGGTCTGGGCGGGTCCCGCCGACAAGGGGCCCAGCGCGCCGGCCGGACCATGCGACCGGCGGGCGACGCGCGGATGATCCTGCTCGCCACGCGGGGCACCACGGAGGAGGACTTCGTCCGACGGCAGATGCGCCACCTCGCCTCGAAGGGCATCCAGGTCACCGAGACGGAGAGCGAGGCCGTCGAATCGCCAGCCGACGCGGAATAA